One window of Leopardus geoffroyi isolate Oge1 chromosome B3, O.geoffroyi_Oge1_pat1.0, whole genome shotgun sequence genomic DNA carries:
- the RTL1 gene encoding retrotransposon-like protein 1: MIEPSEDSFETMMERKNPSSKQMESSEGSSNTTVETSGSGTREAEGPARGPAQEIKELPIDLRQDMEGPSSGPRREIKDPPNDLLQDLEESRNGSHQEVGDPSSEAPGGTEGASDDPWGAQDEEADDTDLASAREEGHLEEDSETSEFMATVRSIISLYLRMQDLREQQRVAEEILMKGIHAGQLPVPSRFSGDRREYHEFIVLCQLILQSYPRMFCNDRLRVGYVICHLSGMALEWATALVQEGSPLIDDFPAFLEAMSGMFEYRQALRVAEDAMFNIRQGARTATEYINEFQGLVPTLGWSDEVLQAHLCQGLNEEIRHYLFRVPQPDSLDSLIVLVLQIEEKLAERRAMLRLPPEARPRNLTWVDSPAPERWMVSSWLSRDRRPVISRDHLFMLLLIRVNPYHSVAVQALVDSGAGGNYMDERFAQEHYVELYEKPYPQMVQSVDGSLVGNEPVWLHTEPLVCIHQNHQEPIEFDIVPSPNFSVILGVNWLRTHSPDVDWIKGRCTFHSPYCLQKCFRPPPPCIALERHAISLLPGLPPLYSDLADVFNPKEADDETSDQPSSDGSDDLSESEPSELQQAGDSDHSETFYECPSIAPWEPVGARVQESARPRDEYWDPQDMLTNRQDYVQMIPELFDQLHGATWFTKLELRGTIVEESASIRQAEDVWRTAFGFEPQETESYQPFPLSSDPTIPQDVVHFILKDMLGYFVLSYGQDVLIYSMSQEEHFRHVRQVLVRFRHHRVYCSLDRSQFHRHTVEFLGFVITPKGVKLNKRIVTTVTGYPTPGSKKSLQHLIEFIFPYRHFVERFTTIAEPLARQLLTSDAFSWGDEEQEAFECLKRAFRKAPLLHHPKPQNPFYLETGATKTALHASLVQIDDQTGKRVSCAFYSRNISAIEVAYSQLEMKILPIRAAFTVWCRYLENTEEPIMILLNTEDLASLNNDRLTVLLPGHWVFFFSHFHFDVMERPERDGGRPLPPARNLNRRPFRRNTGTRARPPLATGGAPRGQSLDSGEEEEEEEEEENEDAPKQDAPTGRNLQQEFLALIPIDQILNSFLAHFSVAQIRAVLLHFFRGLLFWKDTLAVAALLVLLRLKRRLSPRPAPPALARPPRRWLRLGQATALFAGSGIATAAARLFAPVPRPVGPSAVPAEELGGLLPGPQRALRPLTLRGLQFAPGFWLMLCESFGVRVGPPGGARPLPGGPRHLELHVGDEDVVSREALQDDLQRYRQCGLHDGLQDTSQDEPESDVREAALRPRRHLPAPSEVLAFLSRQLPRALCGASGRPNPLGQEQAARALTRFLTAVYTPAGQPREGARLEEPPTGEDDASPE, translated from the coding sequence ATGATAGAACCCTCTGAAGACTCATTTGAGACGATGATGGAGCGTAAGAATCCATCATCAAAACAAATGGAGTCCTCCGAGGGCTCATCCAACACCACCGTGGAGACATCAGGCAGCGGCACGAGGGAGGCGGAGGGGCCGGCCAGGGGCCCGGCccaagaaatcaaagagctgCCCATTGATCTCCGCCAAGACATGGAGGGGCCATCCAGTGGCCCACGTAGGGAAATAAAGGATCCACCCAATGACCTACTCCAAGACCTGGAGGAGTCACGCAATGGTTCACATCAGGAAGTGGGGGATCCGTCCAGCGAGGCACCTGGCGGGACGGAAGGAGCATCAGACGACCCATGGGGAGCCCAAGACGAAGAAGCCGACGACACTGACCTGGCCAGCGcgagagaggaggggcacctcGAGGAGGATTCCGAGACTTCGGAGTTCATGGCCACGGTGAGATCCATCATCTCGCTGTACCTCCGCATGCAAGACCTCAGAGAGCAACAAAGAGTGGCGGAAGAGATCTTGATGAAAGGAATCCACGCAGGCCAACTGCCCGTCCCGTCCCGCTTCTCTGGCGATCGCAGGGAATACCACGAGTTCATCGTGCTCTGCCAGCTGATCCTGCAGAGCTACCCGAGAATGTTCTGCAACGACCGGCTGCGAGTGGGGTACGTCATCTGCCACCTCTCGGGCATGGCCTTAGAGTGGGCCACAGCGCTGGTGCAAGAAGGCAGCCCCCTGATCGACGACTTCCCGGCCTTCCTAGAGGCCATGTCAGGGATGTTCGAGTACCGACAGGCACTGCGTGTAGCGGAAGACGCCATGTTCAACATCAGGCAGGGGGCTCGCACCGCCACGGAGTACATCAACGAGTTCCAGGGCCTGGTACCCACCTTGGGCTGGTCGGATGAAGTCCTGCAAGCCCACCTGTGCCAGGGGCTCAACGAGGAGATCCGGCATTATCTGTTCAGGGTCCCTCAGCCGGATTCGCTGGACAGCCTGATTGTGCTCGTCCTGCAGATTGAAGAGAAGCTGGCAGAGAGGAGGGCAATGCTCAGGCTGCCCCCAGAGGCCCGCCCGCGGAACCTGACCTGGGTCGACTCACCTGCCCCGGAGAGGTGGATGGTGAGCAGCTGGCTGTCCCGTGACCGCCGCCCCGTCATCAGCCGCGACCATCTCTTCATGCTGCTCCTGATCAGGGTGAACCCCTACCACAGTGTCGCGGTTCAGGCCCTGGTGGACTCGGGGGCAGGCGGCAACTACATGGATGAGAGGTTTGCCCAAGAGCACTACGTCGAGCTCTACGAGAAGCCCTATCCGCAGATGGTCCAAAGCGTGGACGGCTCACTGGTCGGCAACGAACCTGTCTGGCTCCACACGGAGCCCCTGGTGTGCATTCACCAGAACCACCAGGAGCCCATCGAATTCGACATCGTTCCGTCCCCCAACTTCTCCGTGATACTAGGCGTCAACTGGCTCAGGACCCATAGCCCCGACGTCGACTGGATCAAAGGCCGCTGCACCTTCCACTCTCCCTACTGTCTGCAGAAGTGCTTCCGCCCGCCCCCGCCATGCATCGCGCTGGAAAGACATGCCATAAGCCTGCTGCCCGGACTGCCGCCCCTGTACTCCGACCTGGCCGACGTGTTTAACCCGAAGGAAGCAGATGATGAGACTTCCGACCAGCCAAGCTCAGACGGATCCGATGATCTTTCTGAATCAGAGCCCTCTGAGCTTCAGCAGGCTGGAGACAGTGATCACAGCGAGACCTTTTACGAATGTCCTTCCATCGCGCCGTGGGAACCTGTGGGTGCCAGGGTGCAAGAAAGTGCCAGGCCGCGGGATGAATACTGGGACCCGCAGGACATGCTGACCAACAGACAGGACTACGTACAGATGATCCCAGAACTGTTCGACCAGTTACACGGAGCGACATGGTTCACAAAGCTGGAGCTGCGGGGCACCATCGTGGAGGAAAGCGCGAGCATTCGCCAAGCGGAAGATGTATGGAGGACGGCGTTTGGCTTCGAGCCTCAAGAGACAGAGAGTTACCAGCCCTTCCCGCTATCCTCAGACCCTACCATCCCACAGGACGTGGTCCACTTTATCCTAAAGGACATGCTAGGCTACTTCGTGCTCTCCTACGGGCAGGACGTCCTGATCTACTCCATGAGCCAGGAGGAGCACTTCCGACACGTGCGACAAGTCCTGGTCCGTTTCCGCCACCACCGCGTCTACTGCTCCCTGGACAGAAGCCAGTTCCACCGACACACCGTCGAGTTCCTGGGGTTCGTCATAACCCCCAAAGGGGTGAAGCTAAACAAGAGGATTGTGACCACCGTGACAGGCTACCCCACCCCCGGCTCGAAGAAGTCCCTGCAACACCTGATCGAATTCATCTTCCCCTACCGGCACTTCGTGGAGCGCTTCACCACCATCGCGGAGCCGCTGGCCCGGCAGCTGCTGACCAGCGACGCGTTCTCCTGGGGGGACGAGGAGCAGGAGGCCTTCGAGTGCCTGAAGCGGGCTTTCCGCAAGGCGCCCCTCCTGCACCACCCCAAGCCGCAGAACCCCTTCTACTTGGAAACGGGAGCCACCAAGACGGCTCTGCACGCCTCCCTCGTCCAAATAGACGACCAAACCGGCAAGAGGGTCTCCTGCGCCTTCTATTCGCGCAATATCTCGGCTATCGAAGTGGCCTACTCTCAACTGGAGATGAAGATCCTTCCAATAAGGGCTGCCTTCACGGTATGGTGCCGCTACCTGGAGAACACCGAGGAGCCCATCATGATCCTTCTCAACACAGAGGATCTAGCCTCTCTGAATAATGACAGGCTCACCGTACTTCTCCCCGGCCATTGGGTCTTCTTCTTCTCACACTTCCACTTCGACGTCATGGAGCGCCCCGAGCGAGACGGGGGCCGGCCTCTGCCGCCCGCGAGAAACCTCAACCGACGGCCTTTCCGGCGCAACACCGGCACCCGGGCAAGGCCGCCGTTGGCGACGGGGGGCGCCCCCCGGGGGCAGTCGCTAGACtccggggaggaggaggaggaggaggaggaggaggagaacgaAGACGCGCCTAAGCAGGACGCGCCGACCGGGCGGAACCTGCAACAAGAGTTCCTGGCCCTGATACCCATCGACCAAATCCTCAACAGCTTCCTCGCCCACTTCAGCGTGGCCCAGATCAGGGCGGTCCTTCTGCATTTCTTCCGAGGCCTCCTGTTCTGGAAGGACACCCTGGCCGTGGCGGCCCTCCTCGTGCTGCTGAGGCTGAAGCGCCGCCTCTCCCCGCGGCCCGCCCCCCCGGCGCTGGCCCGGCCCCCCAGGCGCTGGCTGCGCCTCGGCCAGGCCACGGCCCTCTTCGCGGGCAGCGGCATCGCCACCGCCGCGGCTCGGCTTTTTGCCCCGGTGCCCCGCCCCGTGGGCCCCAGCGCCGTCCCGGCCGAGGAGCTGGGCGGGCTGCTCCCGGGCCCCCAGCGGGCCCTGCGCCCCCTGACCCTCCGGGGCCTGCAGTTCGCGCCTGGCTTCTGGCTGATGCTGTGCGAGTCCTTCGGGGTCAGAGTCGGCCCCCCGGGGGGCGCCCGCCCCCTCCCGGGAGGGCCCCGCCACCTGGAGCTGCACGTCGGCGATGAGGATGTCGTCTCGCGAGAAGCCCTGCAAGACGACCTGCAACGTTACCGTCAGTGTGGCCTGCATGACGGCCTGCAAGACACCTCGCAGGACGAGCCGGAGAGCGACGTGCGCGAGGCGGCCCTGCGGCCCCGCCGACACCTGCCCGCGCCCTCTGAGGTCCTCGCTTTCCTGAGCCGACAGCTGCCCCGGGCCCTCTGCGGCGCCAGCGGGCGGCCCAACCCCCTGGGCCAGGAGCAGGCGGCCAGGGCCCTGACCCGCTTTCTGACCGCCGTCTACACGCCGGCGGGCCAGCCCCGGGAGGGCGCGAGGCTGGAGGAGCCGCCGACTGGCGAGGACGACGCGAGCCCCGAGTGA